The genomic stretch AAACTGTGATTGTATTAAAAAAATACGTAAGTTTACCATTTATTGTTTAAGTGACATGTAATTAAAAAAACTAGTCAAACCAAAATTACGTTTGTTGACGACATGTGATCGAACATGACACGATACCCATCAAGGTAATGACGAGGATTTCTAGAGCAATTTTTTTTCTTGTTGGTCGAAGCCCATCTAAAAAGTAGAGCAACATTATATTGAAAGATTAACATATTATATGACACAGAGAACAGAAATGTAAAACAATGGATTTGCATGGAAATATTAAGACTTACATTGATACGTATGGATGATTTGGAACTGCATAACTAATTGGTGCTATAAATGGGAATCGTGTAAATCCCCATGTTTGTAGCAGAATAACACACACACCCATACCATCAACATCAACGTCAACTGCTTTGCACATTTCCTTATATAGATATGCTAACACAGCTGATCCCTAACTATATTCACCACACTGACGCAAATCCTGAACAAATGGTATCCACATACTATGTACATCTTTTGTCGATTTATCAGGGAATAAAGTTAGGGAGATGCACAATATAATATAAATTCTTGTGTATATAATGAGTTCGTCATGGGAGGTATTTTCAGATATTTGAGTTTCTTCTAGTATTTGTTTTAACCAAGAGATACGAACATGTCTACCTTTAATGTGATTTTCTGGAGGTTGACGGTCCAAAAACATGGTCTATGCACTTGCACTAATCTTGGATGGTCCTACGACGGCTCTACCATTGACGCGTAGACCCAAAAGCATACTTACGTATTCTAAAGTTATAGTGCACTCACCGGTTGGGAAGTGGAAAGTATGTGTTTCGGGTCTCCATCGTTCAAGTATAGCATATATGAAACTTGTATCAATAACTATATCCTTCAGTTTTACGACGTTTACAAAACCAGAGGTATCCAAAAAAGGTTGAATATAATGTGGGGCATCAATTAACTTATGGTTTCGGGTTCTAAAAGCTCTTTTAGGTTCCACCTGATACATGTAGCgaaaacaataaacaaaataacacatacataatatatattaatttgtaaaaaaataacaaagcaaatgttaaacaattatcaaaacAATAAGTATCACTTACTAATGCTTGAATGTCATCATTAGTTCCCCTATGTTTATCACCCATCCAAAAAAAAGGAGTTTGAGACATATTAAGATTTGTGGTAAAAATGATAGAAGATTGAGTTGTGGTAAAAATGAAATGATGATAAAGAAGTGAGTTGTGGTAAAAATGAAATCATGGAGGAGTATTTATAGATAAATTTTCATGACGTGTTCTAGTTATCACTTTTACATAATGATACAATTCCATCTGTTGTTCTACGAAGACTAACATACAACTCTAATGGCCCTAAGTTAATGAAATTtaaataattttcaaacatttcACGTACATCTTCATCATTACAAATTCGAATTTCTTCATACAACAGCATGCCATTTGAATTGATGTATGGTTTTCGATAGCGCAAAGCAACAATTTCTCTCTCAAATTCGGTAACATGAAGTATTTGAGTTTGGATGTCGTCAAAACCAAAGTTTTCCATTAATATGATTGATATTGGATCAGAAATAGTATTGTAAGAATCAACTTTTTTAGATGATATTGGCTTAATAATGTATATTAGACCAATTAAGAGAGCCATGTGGGTAGCCTATGCGTTTGAATTGCTCAGGTCTAGCTTTTATATTGTGTTTGAAAAGACCAAACATGCAGCAGTATATATACAACTCCCAAGATGGTGGACAAAAATAGTAGGCTTTCAGAATTTTTTAGGTGTACTCCAACCAAGATGGCGGTCCCCAACCTTGCAAATTTTCACGCGCCAAGGTCCTCCAACCAAGACGGCGGACCCCAACGCCACATGTTTTCACGCACGGACCCATGCGCTCTTCTTTCACGTGCGCGCCTTCCCAAAGGGCGGACCCCAACGCCATACGGAATCCCACGCGCTTGACCCTTCATCTCAAACGGCGGGGCCCTTCTACCTTTGCAAAGGTAGTTGAGATCCTCCATCTCAAATGGTGGACGTCTTCTGCATGGCTATAGGTACAACTCCAGACAGCCCTTGTATATAATTGAACCTTTAATTTTCAAATTAAATCATACACACAATGGCTCAAAAAAATATCACAGTTCAAATCCATTATAATGGAAGTATTTTTCCAAATGTTAATGTCGGAGTCATATTTCAAAACACAAACGTACAGCAACTCAAAATACACCCCAGATCCAATTACACGCGTCTAAAAGAAAGACTCGAAAACAAGCTCCAACAACAGATAATTGATATTTATTATCGATATCCATGTTTTAATGACGGCGTTAATAGCGTGACTTATACAACAACGAAAATAGAAGACGACAATGACGCCGGGTTAATGTTCCAGTGCCATTCGACGTATAATTTGTCAGATGTGATTGAGTTATACGTATGCTTAGTAGACAACGATGAGGGTGATCAAGGAATGTATCCGACGCAAACTTCTCAATATCATCAATATCAAATGAGTCAAGAGACTATACTATCGTTGACACCAGTTCTAGATGAGGATGTCGGGGATGATAGTGACTATGAAGACGCGCGGTACGTAGATATGCAGAATCTTTTCAGTGGAGAAAGTGACAACTCTGACAACGATATCCCCGTGGTGCATCAAGATCAAGTGCAAGATCTGTACAATCCACCACTACACATGAGAAATCCCACATACTCACTTGACGAAGATGCATCAATTTTTGAAACCACGGAGCCACTTCGGATAGAGGGGGGTTGCTTGGCATGGAATTTAATAGCAAAGAGGGATGTGTATTCGCCATTCGCCAATTTCACATCAGAAACTATCTTGATTATTCCGTTTATAAGTTTGATTCTAAACGGCTCATAATCAAGTGTGTTAACAAAGAATGCGCCTTCAAATGCAGAGCATATATGGGGAAGGGGAGTGGTAAGTGGGTGATCACTAAGGTTAGCGGTCCGCACACATGCATGTCTTCCACAATGTCTCAAGATCATAGAAAACTTGACTTTAATCTAATATGTAACAGTATCAAGTCTCTAATCAATAGTGATGCCTCATTGAAAGTGAAACACATCATCGCTCATATTCGGGAGACATTCAACTACACAATCTCTTACAAAAAGGCATGGATTTCAAAGAATAAGGCTATCGCTGCTATTTATGGAAACTGGGAGACTTCATACAACGACCTGCCGCAATGGTTGTTGGTCATGAAAACATTTCTACCAGGTACTATAATAGAACTTGAGACCCTTCCTGTATTTTCAAATGAAGGGACTCAAATAAGTGGTGCTAGAGTTTTTCACCGCCTTTTTTGGGCTTTCCAACCATGCATCAAGGGTTTTGCATTATGCAAACTGGTGGTTCAAGTAGATGGCACATGGTTATATGGAAAGTACAGGGGAACTTTGTTAGCTGTGGCACAAGACGGAAATAGGAACATATTTCCAATAGCTTTTGCATTGGTAGAGGGTGAAACTGGAGAAGCATGGAGTTTTTTCTTGAGAAATCTTAGAATGCATGTCACACCACAACCCAACCTATGTTTGATATCAGATCGACATGAGTCAATAAAGAGTGCCTATAATAACCCGGATAATGGCTGGTAACACCCTCCCTCCTCACACGTATATTGCATCAGACATATAGCGCAAAATTTCATGAGGGAATTCAGAGACAGGGAACTTCGTAAAAAAATTGTTAACATGGGTATCTTCCAAAACATATCTTTGTTACCATATCTAACATTAACTTATACATACTAATttagttttcattttcattttcagGGTATGCATTAAATGAGACAACATATGAATACTACAGGGGAGAGATACGTAAGCTTAACATAGAAGCGTTAGAATGGGTAGACAATATTCCAAGAGAAAAATGGACGAGATCATTCGATGTAGGGAAACGTTGGGGTCATATGACTACCAATTTGCAGAATCAATGAACTCAGTTTTAAAATCCACACGCAACCTACCTATTACCGCTTTGGTAAAATCAACATATTATCGATTGGGCACACTGTTTGGGAAAAGAGGACATGATTAGACTAAAATGTTGGGTTCTGGCCAACTGTTCACTGAAAACTGCATGAAGGGAATTGAGGAGGAAGTAATCAAATCAAATAGCCACACGGTTATGCAATTTGATCGTGAGAGGTTTTGCTTCCTGGTCCAGGAAACTGTTCGTCATAGTGACGGCAGACCGACTACCCATTACAACGTCGACCTTCAAAATCTTACGTGTGAGTGTGGAAGATTCCAAACGTTTCATGTCCCTTGGTCACATGTTATTGCAGCGTGTTCAAGCATAAGACAAGACTATTTTGTACATATAGCTGACGTGTTCAAAGTTGTAAACGTATTTAAGGTCTATGAGGAAAGTTTCCTCGGGATCCCGACCGAAACAAGTTGGCCACAATATAAAGGTGACACACTATGCCACAACGACCGCATGCGGAGAAACAAGAAAGGTCGCCCAAACAGTTGTCGgattagaactgaaatggacaacgttgaaaaagaaaaaaagaggtGTGGTATTTGTCGAGAAATAGGACATATGCGCAGAAAATGTCTAACCAGGTCTGGCCCTTCTACTTAGTTATGTCTGAAGTTTTAGTATATTCAATCTTCGTTATATTTCGTGTATTTCCTTTTTCCAACAACAAGTTCTATTAAGAGTGTAACATTATCTTCTACAACACAAGACTGataacaacataataacaactTCATCTAAAGATAAAAAAACTACAACTATTCCAACACGTTATAACAATTAATCACTACAACAACTTTGATCATATTATCATTTTAAACGACAACAGCTAAAACAAGTTGATCTTCAACACCTCGACTAACTTCTCCACTATGCGCAGAAAACATACAAGTAACATCCAGATCATTTTCTACACGATCCCAATAATGCATGTATGTCCCATCTGGGCTAGCATCCGTAAGAGTTATGTAAGAACAATAATATTCAATTTTTCTAACACGTCAAATCGAACCACCCAGCTGTCAAAAACTTCCGTTGATGGCAGAAACCAACTGCATAAACTTCCATTATGGATTCAAACAAACCCTCATCTGCTTATctgtttcaaagaaaacaatgCAACAAACAGACATCATTCACAACTGATATATTCATCTGCCATAtgcttcctctatttataggaaacctactgaaaataaaaaataatattatacTATGGTTTAAGCGGGAAAAATCTATATCAAAATATTATTTGGGCGGGATAAAATAATTGTAACATTAAATATTTATAACAAATACTACAAAAAAAGCTAtataattttgaaattttaattaattattaaaaaatattttgctAATAATATGTCactatttattatttattttaattttagaacaatttatttttaaaacaattaattaattaattattataaataatattttttaattagtattatatatttattacaaatattatataaaaagtaatataactaattaatattaaataattatgaaaaatattatatatcaaagtatttaattttttttaattattttatttttttattaaatataatattttaattaatttttaatattaaataattattttaatcattttaaattaaatctgaaattaaaaaaaaaaaaaaaagtaatacACTCCATCCCAGATGGCGCACCCCAACTGAACCTCTGGGGACGTCCGCCATCTTGGATGAAATATCCTGAAAAGTATTAAAATATTCCCACAAAATAACAAAAATGGTGGCAGATTGAAAAATTCATTTCGGATAGTGGCATTTTGAGAAAAAAAATTCACCATAGTGACATGCAGGTCAAACTCTCACAAAAATAATAGATCCAATGATCGTGAACTCGTCAAAAAAAACAGCAAATCACAAGGTCATGCAAACAATAACGTGGCAACTCATAGAAACGCATACACTTCCTCGTCACCTCTGAGTTGCAAGTCTATGGGGTGGCAGAGGTACCACATTGAAGTAACTCATAAAAATCTACACACACAAGTTTTTTAATTTCTTCAAATCTTAAAACTGTTTTTTAAGCAACGAACTCATTGTATCGGCTTTGTTTCTAGTCATTGAATTGACTTTTTATTTTCAActttattcataaaaaattgcaatttttatttaatttatatCTTTTTAAATATCAGTACGATTTTTACCTTAAAATAGTTCtataaaaatggaaaaaataaaaatttataaataaatatgTTGTCATTTAATTCATGTATCCGACCTTAGTTAATGAAATAATGTTTGGCTGTTGAAGTTAAACCCAAAAAAATTACATAATGTTATTAAATAAACACCAAGGCTTTAAAGGGGGAAAATACAAGTTGCGGACACTCATAACATTCTATATTTAATTACTTTAAAATATATGTATAAGCAAAATAAACAACTGGAAACAAATACATATCTCAGCTGAAAAGCTTTCTGCTAAGCAATTCTACGTTGAGCACATGTCCAGATTGATTCCAGTACAGCAGCACTGTAAGAGAAGTATCCTGTGCCATCAGAGATTTAAAACAAATCTACTCAGTCTCCTCATCACTATTGTCTATGTTCAAATGATTCATGTTCCTTTCAAGAGGTGGGAGCTCATCTTCACTCTCTTCATCACTATTGTCTATGTTTAAATGATTCACATTCCTTTCAAGAGGTGGAAGCCCGTCTTCCGAATCAGAAGAGTTTTGAACATTATCTTCATTTTCATGCATAACATCTGCTATGTAGCAAGGGAGTAAAAAACACGAGAAAAATTCACGATATATTAGAGGTCTCTATATATGCCTTTGTGATACAACAAAAAAACAGCACCAACAAAGTATGCAGCGACAGACAACCAAACTTTTTTCTCACTAAATAAGGTTGAACTACATATGGATCAAACAAGTTCATGCGGTGTAGTAGTCCCACCATCGTGTAAAATAGATATACAGATATTACATCAGACACATACCTTTGCTATCAGTAGGAGGAGCCCGTGGAACCTGACGTGCTTGTGATAGCCACTCATTTTGAACAGAAATAATTTCAGCACTGTTTTGGCATTTAGAGTAGGCCCTCAGTAATTCCCTGCATTGGTTAAAAGAGTTTTTTTAATATAGAAAAGTCTTTGAAGCCGCAGGCAATTGAGAATCATACTCAGGGAATTGCATGATAGTCACGAATCTCATGGAGATGAAACAACTTGAATGAATATGTATCATCATAAACTCCTTGAATACACAGTGGTTTTACATAGACACAGAATAACAGAGCGGAATTGTGTGGTAGGCTACATATTAGATCTCTCAGTTATGGTTCGAATACAATTAGATACAAGAGTAACTGGGGACTAATTAGGAGCTAATGGCTTGCTCAAAACCTAACAATCACGGCGAGTGAGCTCCTGGTTATTTAAACATAACTAAATCAACTCTAAAATGAACCTCTCAAATTATTTCTTTACAAGAAAATCTGTTAATTAATCATGGCTACATACACAAATTATTTCTTTACAAAAAAATCTGTTAATGCATGGCTACATGCAGAGATGGTTTTTATTGCTGTACGCATATGTAAGTACAGCTTACTTCAATGTCAAACTTATAACATATGCTTCATAAAAGACAAAGAAAGTCATGTAAGCTACATTTCGGAGTGTTTTTATAATCATTAATAGAAGGGTTTGAATGAAATCAAGAGGGGCTTTGCGCACCCTGTTGCTTTTGTGATTTAATGTGTGAGGATAAATTTATGCCATGCATATGCTTGATCTTGGGCTATGTTTGGATAAACTACTTAACTTGCATCTTATAGCATATGCACTTATGGAAggataaaataaattaaaattgtttttatACGAGTTATTTTGGAGGGCTTGTGAAAGTAAGTTGAAAACAGCTTATGAATATGTCATAAATTGTTTTCATAAGTTCTCTCGAACAGTCTCACAAGTGCTTATGGCAGTAGATAAgctcaaataagtcaatccaagCAGATCATTATGCCCTAATAAATATCATGAGTGAAAATGATTTGGATGGAAAGTgaaaatataaaatcaaataaatGGATCATATCATACTTATTCAGGGACGTAAAAGAGTGACCCCAGTTAAACTTGCCAAGCACCAGATTTGCTGTTTCTTCTTCTCCACTGCAAGATCATAGCAAAGAACTTTAACCAAAATGTTTTCATTTCAACAACCAAGCATTAAAGAAGAATGAATAATCCATTGTATATGCTGCCAACTGCAAAGTCTATTGGGCCTAAATTTTTGTTCCATTTAAAATTACATTGGTGATAGCATGATCTGTTTTGCACAGTACATTGCAAGCAATTGTAGTTTAGTAGCAAATCAGCCAACATGAAACATAAGGTATATTAAATTTCAGTAACAAATTTTGCAGGGGATTGAAATGTAGGAACAAACCAAAACACAAGATATCATAGTCATAGATAATATCATTTTGGTACCATATTATCAAAGCAGCAGACAAGGCCTCTACGCAAGATAGCTGACATGGCCGCCCATAATTTATTGGGTTTGCTGCTACAAGCCAAGGCACTGCATAAAAACAAATCATTTTATTCCCTGTAAATGAAGCAACCCTAAGTGAGGCAAAATGATTAAATGCAATGGTGCTAGAAGAAATCTATAAGTATCATGGTGTGGCGTTATTGTCCGAAGGTAGCGGCCAGTGGGCCACTAGCCCCTGCGCTGCGACAGTGGTGCTATGTCCACTATTGACAACCTAGTTTTTACAGTACAGTATTTGACTCTGAACAGAATATAATTAAAAAACTATGTGAAACCAAgaatataaataataaataaaaattaaatatattattgtcAGTGTACAAGTTCATACAGAGGCGAGGAGCAGGGCAGCGCAACTTTGCAAAAGGCACATCATCTAAGCGTGCCCATGAGCAGTCCACAACAGCCAATCCTTTAGTCTGGATTAAAGAGTAATCTTCTCTTGAGACACATTGCTGCCCAACAGGACTGTCAAAACAGAATTACAATAAATAATTACTTTTCAGTAAACAAAGGAACTTGCAGAACTGCAATATATAGCTACTCCATAGTCAAAAGAGAATACATTGCTGCACAAAGATAACAACTTAGCACACCCACTTCGCCTAGCTGTGAAATCTCtgc from Lathyrus oleraceus cultivar Zhongwan6 chromosome 7, CAAS_Psat_ZW6_1.0, whole genome shotgun sequence encodes the following:
- the LOC127108265 gene encoding uncharacterized protein LOC127108265 isoform X2 translates to MGNNRQHRFRNHRQNHAQSSRHSLDNESQSSVVQETRDGDNEEAVELSQPKIKLAMWDFGQCDAKKCTGRKLSRLGFLKELRVSNGFGGIALSPVGQQCVSREDYSLIQTKGLAVVDCSWARLDDVPFAKLRCPAPRLLPWLVAANPINYGRPCQLSCVEALSAALIICGEEETANLVLGKFNWGHSFTSLNKELLRAYSKCQNSAEIISVQNEWLSQARQVPRAPPTDSKDVMHENEDNVQNSSDSEDGLPPLERNVNHLNIDNSDEESEDELPPLERNMNHLNIDNSDEETE
- the LOC127102213 gene encoding uncharacterized protein LOC127102213; amino-acid sequence: MLGSGQLFTENCMKGIEEEVIKSNSHTVMQFDRERFCFLVQETVRHSDGRPTTHYNVDLQNLTCECGRFQTFHVPWSHVIAACSSIRQDYFVHIADVFKVVNVFKVYEESFLGIPTETSWPQYKGDTLCHNDRMRRNKKGRPNSCRIRTEMDNVEKEKKRCGICREIGHMRRKCLTRSGPST
- the LOC127108265 gene encoding uncharacterized protein LOC127108265 isoform X1; the encoded protein is MGNNRQHRFRNHRQNHAQSSRHSLDNESQSSVVQETRDGDNEEAVELSQPKIKLAMWDFGQCDAKKCTGRKLSRLGFLKELRVSNGFGGIALSPVGQQCVSREDYSLIQTKGLAVVDCSWARLDDVPFAKLRCPAPRLWNKMICFYAVPWLVAANPINYGRPCQLSCVEALSAALIICGEEETANLVLGKFNWGHSFTSLNKELLRAYSKCQNSAEIISVQNEWLSQARQVPRAPPTDSKDVMHENEDNVQNSSDSEDGLPPLERNVNHLNIDNSDEESEDELPPLERNMNHLNIDNSDEETE